The following are encoded in a window of Callithrix jacchus isolate 240 chromosome 9, calJac240_pri, whole genome shotgun sequence genomic DNA:
- the LOC108593123 gene encoding uncharacterized protein LOC108593123 isoform X1 has product MGIKLQDVKSVKLSSGQHFQDIKSSEVTSGTRLQSMKSMYFNSGQQIQGEKSSELIQGTNYQDVKSEEYNHGPKLQGVTSFQLTPETKLQGRESVEFNSGPEWQDMKYCNSIKGTELQDVKSKEFSSESQLQGMKSSDEIPVTKLQKVKSVGLMPRPVQQDVKSFELSLGTKVQDRTSLRLNSTSQLQDRKLFMSTPGIQHQGVKSVEFNPGAKLQDMKSGLIKLQTVNSTEGNDDPELQVAELSKLASESKIHNVAPSEFNTEKQQQDEKSHKLNLWPDLQSAKFMGFDPGPHLQYRKPSELCTGTKLQDVKSMKFNLQEQLQGVKSEWHFGTRLQGIQSLDFNPGPQLQGIKSAKFNPGPELQGMKSKVFCLGPHLQDVNSSASIPEPPPQCANSIGCNCGPCLQGVNSSASIPGPKLQCVSSNGFNSGSNLQGINYSASIPEPPLQGINSIEYNSRPDPQSVNSSTSILGPKLQCVNPNGCNPGSYLQGVNSSAFTPEPPLPCVNFNGCNPGLHLQGVNSSAPIPGPKLQGANSIGCSPGPHLQGVNSALIPQPQAQCVNSIGCNTEPYLQGMKSPKLTSVSKLQGMKCSELNPGTEIQSKTSLMFNLRPHLQDLKSDLIPGSKFLHVAPMEYNPGPQVQCASSSELNPGLKLQCMNSMECKLEPHLQDVKSGSKFQVMKSELHPGPELQSIKSVMFSSVQHLQDVKCELTSGTKFQDTTPKEFNAGPQLQGMNSSELNSEPEFQSINSINLNPGPQIRDMKPSELNPGSESQGTKFILFNPRPHLQGVKSSKLTPGTKFQGVQFLGKHLGSQQAVQPAFTLGPQINGTKSEVFLPEPLLKDVKSVDTNKQPLLHDANTAKMISASELPDLKYEVFTLEPCFQKAKSVELKPEPYPQGIKSVELKSEPYPQGMKSVELKSEPYPQGMKSVELKSEPYPQGMNSEELQSHLRQHNVRSMLFVSEPLSQDVKSVKPTLWPQPQSVNSLTSSFRSQCIKSVVFAPTPCFQYIKPMELTPGAQQQGINYQELTSGWQDMKSMVVVPEPTRKFSSGPMLTSVRFSNLSPESQHQGMKSLEFTLEPKLQSVKHVKLSSVFSKTRETST; this is encoded by the coding sequence ATGGGTATAAAGCTTCAAGATGTAAAATCTGTGAAGCTCAGTTCTGGACAACACTTTCAAGATATAAAATCTTCTGAGGTAACCTCAGGGACAAGGCTTCAAAGTATGAAATCAATGTATTTCAATTCTGGACAACAGATACAAGGTGAAAAATCTTCTGAGTTGATTCAAGGAACAAACTATCAAGATGTAAAATCTGAAGAATACAACCATGGTCCAAAGTTACAAGGTGTGACATCTTTTCAGTTAACCCCAGAGACAAAGCTTCAAGGTAGGGAATCTGTGGAGTTCAACTCAGGCCCAGAGTGGCAAGATATGAAATACTGTAACTCAATCAAGGGGACAGAACTTCAAGACGTAAAATCTAAGGAGTTCAGTTCTGAATCACAATTGCAAGGTATGAAATCTTCTGATGAGATCCCAGTGACAAAGCTTCAAAAAGTGAAATCTGTGGGGCTCATGCCTAGGCCAGTGCAGCAAGATGTAAAATCTTTTGAATTGTCTCTAGGTACAAAGGTACAGGATAGGACTTCGTTGAGGTTAAACTCAACCTCACAGttacaagatagaaaattatttatgTCGACACCAGGGATACAACATCAAGGTGTGAAGTCTGTAGAATTCAATCCTGGGGCAAAGCTGCAAGATATGAAATCTGGGTTGATAAAGCTTCAGACAGTGAACTCTACAGAAGGCAACGATGACCCAGAATTGCAAGTTGCAGAACTCTCTAAGTTGGCCTCGGAATCAAAGATTCACAATGTGGCACCTTCTGAGTTCAATACTGAAAAGCAGCAGCAAGATGAGAAATCTCATAAATTGAATCTATGGCCAGACCTTCAAAGTGCTAAATTTATGGGGTTTGATCCTGGGCCACATTTGCAATATAGAAAACCTTCAGAATTATGTACAGGGACAAAGCTTCAAGATGTAAAATCTATGAAATTCAATCTTCAGGAACAGTTGCAAGGTGTGAAATCTGAGTGGCACTTTGGAACAAGGCTTCAAGGTATACAATCTTTAGATTTCAACCCTGGGCCACAGTTGCAAGGAATAAAATCTGCCAAGTTTAATCCTGGGCCTGAGCTTCAAGGTATGAAATCTAAGGTGTTCTGCCTTGGACCACATTTGCAAGATGTGAATTCTTCTGCATCCATTCCAGAGCCACCACCTCAGTGTGCAAATTCTATTGGGTGCAACTGTGGGCCATGTTTGCAAGGTGTAAATTCTTCTGCATCTATTCCAGGCCCTAAACTTCAGTGTGTAAGTTCTAATGGGTTCAACTCTGGGTCAAACTTGCAAGGTATTAATTATTCTGCATCCATTCCAGAGCCACCACTTCAGGGTATAAATTCTATTGAGTATAATTCTAGGCCAGATCCACAAAGTGTGAATTCTTCCACATCCATTCTAGGGCCCAAACTTCAGTGTGTTAATCCTAATGGGTGCAACCCTGGGTCATATTTGCAAGGTGTGAATTCTTCTGCATTCACTCCAGAGCCACCACTTCCGTGTGTAAATTTTAATGGGTGCAATCCTGGGCTGCACTTGCAAGGTGTAAATTCCTCTGCACCCATTCCAGGGCCAAAACTTCAGGGTGCAAATTCTATTGGGTGCAGCCCAGGGCCACATTTGCAAGGTGTGAATTCTGCATTAATTCCACAGCCACAAGCTCAATGTGTAAATTCTATTGGGTGCAACACAGAGCCATATTTACAAGGTATGAAATCTCCCAAGTTAACTTCAGTTTCAAAACTTCAAGGTATGAAGTGTTCTGAATTGAACCCAGGGACAGAAATTCAAAGCAAGACATCTTTGATGTTCAACCTTAGACCACATTTGCAAGATTTAAAATCTGATTTGATACCAGGGTCAAAGTTTCTACATGTAGCACCTATGGAATACAACCCTGGGCCACAGGTGCAGTGTGCAAGTTCTTCTGAGCTGAATCCAGGGCTAAAGTTACAATGCATGAATTCTATGGAGTGCAAACTTGAGCCACACTTGCAAGATGTAAAATCAGGGTCAAAATTTCAAGTTATGAAATCTGAGTTGCATCCAGGGCCAGAGCTTCAAAGTATAAAATCTGTTATGTTCAGCTCTGTGCAACATTTACAAGATGTAAAATGTGAACTGACTTCAGGGACAAAATTTCAAGATACAACACCAAAGGAGTTCAACGCTGGCCCACAGCTGCAAGGTATGAATTCTTCTGAGTTGAATTCAGAGCCAGAATTTCAAAGCATAAATTCTATCAACTTAAATCCAGGGCCACAGATACGAGACATGAAGCCCTCTGAATTGAACCCTGGGTCAGAATCTCAAGGTACAAAATTTATTCTGTTCAATCCCAGACCACACTTGCAAGGTGTGAAATCTTCTAAGTTAACTCCAGGGACTAAGTTTCAAGGAGTCCAATTCTTGGGGAAGCACCTTGGCTCACAGCAAGCTGTGCAACCTGCATTCACTTTGGGTCCTCAGATAAATGGTACAAAATCTGAGGTATTTTTACCAGAGCCACTGCTTAAAGATGTAAAGTCTGTGGACACAAATAAGCAGCCATTGCTTCATGATGCAAATACTGCAAAAATGATTTCAGCCTCTGAGCTGCCAGACTTAAAATATGAGGTATTTACACTAGAGCCatgttttcaaaaagcaaaatctGTGGAGTTAAAACCAGAACCATATCCTCAAGGTATAAAATCTGTGGAGTTAAAATCAGAACCATATCCTCAAGGTATGAAATCTGTGGAGTTAAAATCAGAACCATATCCTCAAGGTATGAAATCTGTGGAGTTAAAATCAGAACCATATCCTCAAGGTATGAATTCTGAGGAGTTGCAGTCACACCTCAGGCAGCATAATGTAAGATCTATGCTATTTGTATCAGAGCCACTTTCTCAAGATGTGAAATCTGTGAAGCCAACTCTATGGCCACAACCTCAAAGTGTAAATTCTTTGACATCAAGCTTTAGGTCACAATGCATTAAATCTGTGGTCTTTGCACCAACGCCATGTTTTCAATATATAAAACCTATGGAGCTGACACCAGGGGCCCAACAGCAAGGTATAAATTATCAGGAGTTGACTTCAGGATggcaagatatgaaatcaatggTGGTGGTACCAGAGCCAACTAGGAAGTTCTCATCAGGACCAATGTTGACTAGTgtcagattttctaatttgtctcCAGAATCACAGCATCAAGGCATGAAATCTTTGGAGTTTACTCTAGAGCCAAAGTTGCAAAGTGTAAAACATGTGAAATTGTCTTCGGTCTTCTCTAAGACCCGAGAAACAagtacataa